One Vicia villosa cultivar HV-30 ecotype Madison, WI linkage group LG5, Vvil1.0, whole genome shotgun sequence genomic window, CTACCAATAAATTATTTCCTAGCTACTTATTTGAAACTAGGTGTAAAAGGTATCGCGTTAGCCACCGGAATGAACTCGATAAATATGACATTGGGAATGTTGGTTTATATtgttttttcaaataaacctctTAAGCCATGGCAAGATGTTACAATAGTTGACTCTATTTGTCATGGTTGGAAACCATTGCTTAGTCTTGCAATTCCTAGTTGTCTTTCGGTTTGTTTAGAATGGTGGTGGTATGAGATAATGCTTTTTCTTTGTGGTTTGTTGAGTGATCCTCAAACTTCGGTTTCGACAATGGGAATACTTATTCAAACACTTGGGTTTCTTTATGTGTTCCCGTATTCACTTAGTGCGTCTTTGACAACAAGAATCGGTCATTCGTTAGGGTCAGGGCAAGCCTCGCGTGCAAAAGGAACAGCTATAATTGGGATTTTGATAGCGGTTTTACTTGGAGTATCGGCTTGTTTTGGATTGATTTTAGCGAGGAAAAATTGGGGGAAATTGTTTACGGACGAGGTACAAATTATTGATATGATAAGAAAAGTTCTTCCGATTTTAGGGTTATGTGAAATAAGCAACTGGCCACAAACGGTATCGTGTGGGATTTTAGCTGGGACCGCGCGTCCTTACGTTGGTGCTAGAATTAATTTGTGCGCGTTTTATTTAATTGGGTTACCGGTTTCAATTTTTGCTACATTTTGGTACAAATTTGAATTGGTAGGTTTGTGGTATGGAATGTTGGCAGCACAAGTTTCATGTGTTTGTATGATGGTGTATACTTTGGTTCAAACTGATTGGGGACAACAAAGTAGAAGAGCATTGGAGTTAGCTCAGAAATCAACACAACAACAAGAAAGTGtcattgatgaagaagaaagtGTATTGCTTGAAACTCTCTAAGTGATTGTTTGAATCCGCGCTTGATCAGCGCATACTCGCGCCGTGAAAGCTACATTGTCAGCGTGTCGAAGTGTTTGTCGCC contains:
- the LOC131604323 gene encoding protein DETOXIFICATION 53-like — translated: MVYLEKELESFSIMNERKFESLYGRFIFSILFCKRFGRSMCNGAESRGNINGEVVISKDENYHEERMRNIEVERVCNCGTSFLQRLHLHLNALLPTISISEVKEELKALAKIAGPITMTSLMMYSRSAISMLFLGRQGRAELAGGCLALGFANITATSVLKGLTMGMDPICCQAYGAKRWSVLNQTLLRTLCLLLLVTIPISLLWLNMEPLLQLLGQDPSVTKVAQVYMLYSIPELFAQAFLNPLRTFLRTQGLTPPITMAASFAALLHLPINYFLATYLKLGVKGIALATGMNSINMTLGMLVYIVFSNKPLKPWQDVTIVDSICHGWKPLLSLAIPSCLSVCLEWWWYEIMLFLCGLLSDPQTSVSTMGILIQTLGFLYVFPYSLSASLTTRIGHSLGSGQASRAKGTAIIGILIAVLLGVSACFGLILARKNWGKLFTDEVQIIDMIRKVLPILGLCEISNWPQTVSCGILAGTARPYVGARINLCAFYLIGLPVSIFATFWYKFELVGLWYGMLAAQVSCVCMMVYTLVQTDWGQQSRRALELAQKSTQQQESVIDEEESVLLETL